In one bacterium genomic region, the following are encoded:
- a CDS encoding nucleotidyl transferase AbiEii/AbiGii toxin family protein — translation MIPRAHITAWRARAPWPSDAQVEQDLLLSRALVEMFNRPELAEGFVFRGGTALHKLFISPAGRYSEDIDLVQAEAGPIGPLLGGLREALDPWLGAPRWKQGHGRVTVIYRFDTSFEPVIRMRLKVEINTREHFNVQGITRRPFTVDNPWFKGTTELPVYHIEELLGTKLRALYQRKKGRDLYDLWLVLRSTDVDPRRIVGCFRHYMDRDNVTASRAEFEANLAGKLSDDVFLEDLQLLLPAGIGYDPQDAAALVQEELIARIPGRPWKGLET, via the coding sequence TTGATTCCCCGTGCCCACATCACTGCCTGGCGAGCCCGTGCGCCCTGGCCTTCCGACGCCCAGGTGGAACAGGACTTATTGCTCTCCCGCGCCCTGGTCGAGATGTTCAATAGACCTGAACTCGCCGAGGGATTCGTCTTCCGGGGCGGGACGGCACTCCACAAGCTCTTCATTTCTCCAGCCGGGCGGTACTCGGAGGACATAGACCTCGTACAAGCCGAGGCTGGACCCATCGGGCCGCTTCTCGGCGGACTTCGCGAGGCACTGGATCCATGGCTTGGCGCGCCCCGCTGGAAGCAGGGCCATGGGCGCGTGACCGTGATCTACCGCTTCGACACCAGCTTCGAGCCGGTGATCCGCATGCGCCTCAAGGTCGAGATCAACACCCGCGAGCATTTCAACGTACAAGGTATTACGCGACGGCCTTTCACCGTGGACAACCCGTGGTTCAAAGGCACGACGGAACTCCCCGTGTACCATATCGAGGAGCTACTCGGCACGAAGCTCCGCGCACTCTATCAGCGCAAGAAGGGGCGCGACCTCTACGACCTCTGGCTCGTGCTCCGTTCCACCGACGTCGATCCCCGTCGGATCGTCGGTTGCTTCAGACATTACATGGACCGCGATAACGTCACCGCCTCGCGGGCGGAGTTCGAAGCCAACTTGGCCGGCAAGTTGAGCGATGACGTCTTTCTCGAGGATCTCCAGCTCCTCTTGCCCGCTGGCATCGGATACGATCCTCAGGACGCCGCCGCTCTCGTGCAGGAAGAACTGATCGCCAGGATTCCCGGAAGACCTTGGAAGGGACTCGAGACCTGA